The Erythrobacter litoralis HTCC2594 nucleotide sequence TCGAGCGCGAAGCTCGGCCGGGCATGGTCGGCCTGCCGCGCATCGCCGAACAGGCCGGAGAGCAGCGCGTCGCGCGCCGAGGCGAGCGAACGGTTCATTGGCTCTCTCCTTCGGGTTCGCCAGGCGAAAGGGGGTGGGGCACCCAGCCGGGGGAGGGGAGACGGCCAGGTGCCCCGGTGACCGGCGCCGGAACGCCGGGCTGCGCTTCCGGGGCCTGGGAGGGGATAACCAGGACATCCGGAAGCTGCAGGGGAAGGGGATTGAAGACAGGCGCGTTCTGCGGGTCTGTCGGCGGCGGCGGGGTCTGCGCATCGTTGCCCGCGCGTCCGAGCGCGCGGAGCACTTCGCCTCTCGAGCGCGGGGCATGCCAGCTCTCCGCAGGATGATCGGGCAGCGCGACATGAACCACGCGCGCTTCGTGGTCCCGGCCCGCCGCGTCGCGATAGGCGGCGATGACGATCCGGAGCGAGCGGGCGTCCGCCTGGCGCGGACCAGCGAGCGAGGGTGGCTGACTGGTTGCAGCGCGCGATGCCATGCCGGTGCCAGCTTCGCCGATCGCCGCGCTGTCGATCAGCGTGGTGGGCGCGCAGCTGCCTTCGGGCGCGCGGCAGTCGAAATCGCCTTTGACATTGCCGCCAAGCGTGGCGCATCCGGCAATGCTCGCAGCGAGGCTGGCGGCTGAAATTGCCCGGAAGTGACGCCCGCTCATTGCCCTGCTCCGGCGCGCTGGTTGGCGAAGCGGTTGAGCGTTGCAGCATCACGATAGCCGTGCATCACCGCGCCATCGCTTGCGCGCACGATCACCGGGGTCCCGGCAAAGCCATTGGCCTTGGCAAAGGCCTCGTTGGCGTCGAGCGCGCGGATGGCCTTGCAGCTGGCGGGACGCGGCACGTGCTTGCCGGTATAGGCAGCGTGCAGCGCCGCGACCGGATCGCTGGCGCACAGGACGCTTTCAGAGAGGCGCCGGCTCGCCGCGCCGAAGATCGAGATCGGTCGCTCCTCGACCAGTACGCCCGCCTGCTCGAGTGCGCCGGTGAGCTTCTTGCAGTAGCCGCACTGGAAATCGGAGAAGACCACGAGCCGCGGCCCCTTGGGATTGCCCCAGCGGATCGCGCCCTCATGAGGGAGCTGCGAGAGGTCGACCTTTGTCTTGGCGGGTGCGGGCGCGGCTTCGCTGTGCGAGGCTTCGGCGCGGCCCGCAGCGCGCGCGGCTCCGGCGGCGAGCAAGTCGGGATTGAGCTCGAGGAGCCGCGTCGCGGTGACGTCGCGCCGCTCTTCGAGATCGTAGAGCCGTCCGACGAAGAGATAGCGCGCGGCTTCGTCGGTGTAGAACAGCGTCTCGCCCGAGACGACCTCGCACCAGGGCGCTAAGCTTGTGCAATCGAGCGCGTCGATCGGAGTTTTCGGGAGCCTGAGCTTGAGCGCCTGGACGACATCGCGGGCAATGGCGGCCTGCGCCGGCATGGCGGTCAGCACGGCAACGCCGCTGGTGAGGAGGGCGGCTGCGCTGGCGGCGGCAAGCGATATGTGCGCGGCGCGGGCTTTCAGGCCCGGCCGGTGGTGGGAGAAATTCATTGGTCTGTGCTCCTGACATGGACGCCGTCGAGAAAGACTATCTCGACCTCGATGCCGGTCGGCATCTCGACGACGGGTTGGTATTGTTCTGCGCGTTCGATGAGGTATTTGCTGACCGTGTCGGCGGCTTCGCCCGCGCCCTGGCCGAAGCCGCCCGCAAGGATGTCGGTCGGCGAGAGCGCCTCGCGCTTGCCGTCGCTGCCGACCTGACCGGCGAAGATGCCGTTGGCGTTGGCAGAGAAGCCGCGTCCGAACCCGCCGACGATCCCGGCGAGCAGCGCCTGGCTGACAAGGCTGCCTTCACGGCTGACGACACGGCCGCGCACGCCCGACTTTCCGGCAAAGGCGATGAACCCCTTGACCTCGCTCACCGCGAAGCGCCCGCCGGGCTGCGCGCAGGTCATCCGCACCAGCTTGACGTAGACCTTCTCGGCCGAGAGATCGCCGCGCGCCGCGCCGTTGACGAGACAGCCGGTGAGGTCGGTCGTAAGCAAGCGATTGCCCCTCAGAACCGAGCGCGCGGGGCCGGTGATGCGCAGCACCACGGGCAGCGGATCGCTCTGGCTGGTGACGCCTGTCGAGGCATCGACCCCGACGATCACGGTTGCCGGCGCGTAGCTGTTGGGCGGCAAATAGTCGCGGCTCGCCTCGAGCAGCAGGGGCGGCGCATTGGCGTCGACCTTCTTGCCTGCCGTGCCGGGCTTCTCACCGCTGAAGCTCAGGAGGCTCGCCTTCGGCTCGGCCATGGGGCCCGCACTTGGATCGAGGGCCGCGGGTGCGGCGCCCGGTGCAGCGCCCAATGCACGGGGATCAAGCGGGGTAGCCGGCGCGACCGGAGGATAGGCGCGCTGAGTCTC carries:
- a CDS encoding TraB/VirB10 family protein, which translates into the protein MADTDTRAAPAEQPRDESRSEARRDLNKTVAQRQKLLLAGIGGVALIAGSMFIFGGDDAEDGEGAGSTTIETGALVNRNLSQREFVATYGNRLDAQGRAIKDLQESQLPKASIEQELETLRGENARMLSDGQAAIDAISAENAALRSELETQRAYPPVAPATPLDPRALGAAPGAAPAALDPSAGPMAEPKASLLSFSGEKPGTAGKKVDANAPPLLLEASRDYLPPNSYAPATVIVGVDASTGVTSQSDPLPVVLRITGPARSVLRGNRLLTTDLTGCLVNGAARGDLSAEKVYVKLVRMTCAQPGGRFAVSEVKGFIAFAGKSGVRGRVVSREGSLVSQALLAGIVGGFGRGFSANANGIFAGQVGSDGKREALSPTDILAGGFGQGAGEAADTVSKYLIERAEQYQPVVEMPTGIEVEIVFLDGVHVRSTDQ
- a CDS encoding DsbC family protein; the encoded protein is MNFSHHRPGLKARAAHISLAAASAAALLTSGVAVLTAMPAQAAIARDVVQALKLRLPKTPIDALDCTSLAPWCEVVSGETLFYTDEAARYLFVGRLYDLEERRDVTATRLLELNPDLLAAGAARAAGRAEASHSEAAPAPAKTKVDLSQLPHEGAIRWGNPKGPRLVVFSDFQCGYCKKLTGALEQAGVLVEERPISIFGAASRRLSESVLCASDPVAALHAAYTGKHVPRPASCKAIRALDANEAFAKANGFAGTPVIVRASDGAVMHGYRDAATLNRFANQRAGAGQ